CTCGCCGAGCTCGCCGGGGCGAAGTCAGTGCGGGAGCGTGAGCATCCACGACGTGCCCGGGTTGATCGGCTGCGTGAGTTGATCGCCACTCGTCGTCGGCTGGTGAGCTGACCGACCGCGTCAACCACTTCGATTCCCTGATCTGCTTCGGGGCGTTGCGTGGGCTCCTGCGGATGCGACCGGATACCGTCACGCGTAACAGGAGAGTCGGCTGTGAACGGGAATGTCGGCGGTGATCTGCGGCTGGGGGCCGCAGGGGTAATTGGGGGGACCGTGTCGTACTTCGCTGCGGCCGTGGCGCGTCGCGCGTCCGGCTGGACTGCGGCAGAAGTTGATCTCAGTGGCGCGGCGGACATCGACGAGGTTGCCGACCTGCTCCGCGACGTCGACCAGGACGCCGAGGTGTCGCTGCTCTTCGTCGAGTCCGATGACGTCTACCTCGCCATCATGCGGCTGGACGAGGGTGAGGACCTGCGCATCTTCGGCTCCGACTCGGCCTTCGCCGAGGAGTCGCGGCTCGGTGCCCTGCTGGTCGGGGACATCAAGGCGCCGGCACTGGAGATCGACGATGTCGTCGAACCGGCGGCGCGGGTGGCCGGGTCGTCCGGTGACGACGATGACGACAACGACCCGGTGGTCGATCCCGACGCCGACCCGGTGGGCGACGCGGACCTCCTCGCCGACCTCGGCATCTCGGCGCACCGCCTGCTCGCGATCTGCTCCCACGAGGGCATGTTGCCGGCCGACGTCACGACAAAGGTCTGCCAGGTCATCGGCTGTGGCAACGAGGTCGAGGAACTCCGCGAGGCGTGACCGGCCCAGGTGCGGGAGGTCGGCAGGCCCGGATCCGGCGGGTCCGGTGGTGACCGGCCGGCGGCAACAGCACGAGACGTGGATGCGGCGGGCGCTGGAGGTCTGCGGCACCGGAGCCGGCGACCTCGGCGCGAGCGGCATCGGAGTGAGCGGCGCCGGACCGGTCGGTGTCGGACCGGGTGGTCTCGAATCGGGCGCTCCGGGACCGAGCGGCCTCAGGCTGGCCGGCCCGGCGAGGAAGGACGCCGCCGACCGGGCCAGGGAGGCGGCAGCCGAGGACGTACCGGTCGGCGCGGTGATCTACGGCCCGGACGGAACGGAACTCGCCAGCGCCCGCAACGAGCGGGAGCGTACCGGTGATCCCACCGCACACGCCGAGGTCCTGGCGCTGCGTCGGGCGGCCGGCGTGGTGGGGGCCTGGCGGCTCACCGGTTGCACCCTGGTCGTGACGCTGGAGCCGTGCACCATGTGTGCCGGGGCACTCGTGCTCGCCCGGATCGCCACCCTCGTCTTCGGCGCCTGGGAGCCGAAGACGGGCGCGGTGGGCTCACTCTGGGACGTCGTACGCGACCAGCGGCTCAACCACCGTCCGGAGGTCTACGGCGGGGTGCTGGGCGCCGAGTGCGCCGCCGCACTCCGGGCGTTCTTCCGCTGAGTTCCGCCACAGGCCCGAGGGGTTATCCACAGTTCTGTGGATAACGCCAAAACCTGTGGAAAACTCCGTACGGGCTGTGGACAGCGTGCTCTCGGGTCCGGGCTGGACCCGACGGGTCGACGCCCTCGGCGGGAGGTGGCCGGCGCCTTCGGGTACCTGCCGGGGCGTACCCGACTGGCAGACTGCGATCCGTGCCCCGCATGGTCATTCCCGCCGCCCTCAGGCGCAACGTCACCGAGACCTGGGGCGAGGTCGGCAGGGCGTGGCTGACCGAGTTGCCGGCGGTGGAGGCCTCGGTGCTGCGCGACTGGGAGTTGGCGCCGGGCACCCCGTTTTCGCTCAGCTTCAACTGGGTCACCTCGGTCAACCGGGCCGACGGCTCGCCGGCGGTACTCAAACTCGGGGTGCCGCACGCCGGTCACCTGGCGGAGGAGGCGGCGACGCTCGAGTTCTTCGCCGGCCAGGGAGCCGTACGTCTGCTCGCCCGGGACGTCGATCGGGGAGCGCTGCTGTTGGAGCGGGCCAATCCCGGCACCCCGATCAGCGCACTAGTGCCACACCGGGACGAGGAGGCGACCGCCGCCTTCGTCGACGTACTGCGGCGGCTGCACCGTACGGCTCCGCCGGGCTGGCCACTGCCCGAACTGTCGGCCCGGAGCGCGTCCTTCTCGAACT
The nucleotide sequence above comes from Plantactinospora soyae. Encoded proteins:
- a CDS encoding tRNA adenosine deaminase-associated protein; amino-acid sequence: MSYFAAAVARRASGWTAAEVDLSGAADIDEVADLLRDVDQDAEVSLLFVESDDVYLAIMRLDEGEDLRIFGSDSAFAEESRLGALLVGDIKAPALEIDDVVEPAARVAGSSGDDDDDNDPVVDPDADPVGDADLLADLGISAHRLLAICSHEGMLPADVTTKVCQVIGCGNEVEELREA
- a CDS encoding nucleoside deaminase translates to MRRALEVCGTGAGDLGASGIGVSGAGPVGVGPGGLESGAPGPSGLRLAGPARKDAADRAREAAAEDVPVGAVIYGPDGTELASARNERERTGDPTAHAEVLALRRAAGVVGAWRLTGCTLVVTLEPCTMCAGALVLARIATLVFGAWEPKTGAVGSLWDVVRDQRLNHRPEVYGGVLGAECAAALRAFFR
- a CDS encoding aminoglycoside phosphotransferase family protein, which codes for MVIPAALRRNVTETWGEVGRAWLTELPAVEASVLRDWELAPGTPFSLSFNWVTSVNRADGSPAVLKLGVPHAGHLAEEAATLEFFAGQGAVRLLARDVDRGALLLERANPGTPISALVPHRDEEATAAFVDVLRRLHRTAPPGWPLPELSARSASFSNYLRSHPDGGQLPRHLVERAGRLFDELCASAPDRVILHGDLHHDNILRANREPWLAIDPHGVIGDPGYEIGALLYNPEPGRREDDLLALVPRRIEQLADALEMPVERVVAWGFVQGMLSEVWTAGGGGTPGTRALDVALHLLPRLP